The DNA region CTTCGGTCTATTCGATTGATTATCTGCCCTTCGCTCCAAGAATATGGGATGCGGTGATTGTGGCGTCGGTATCGCTGGGGGTCAGTTTGCTTGCTACGTTGTATCCTTCCGGTTCGGCGGCGAGAGTATTACCTGCGGAGGCTTTGCGCTATGAGTGAACCACGATTGAAGTATGCGGACCTGGCACCCGAAGGCATGGCGAAGATGCGGGAGCTTGAACACTATCTGAATACCGGAGCGGGGCTGGAAGCATCGCTGCTGGGGCTGGTGAGACTGCGGGCTTCGTTGATGAATGGTTGCGAGTATTGCATTCATCTCCACACGGCTGAGCTTCGGAAGCTCAATGAGCCTGCGGAACGGATCGATGGGCTGGCGGAGTGGCGGAATTCAGACCTCTATACGAAGCGGGAGCGGGCGGCGCTGGCGTGGACTGAGGCAGTGACGGACATCCAGGAGGGTCATGCTCCCGATGCGGTGTACGACGAGGTGCGAGCGCACTTCAGCGATGTGGAGACGGTGAATCTTACGCTGGTGATTACGACGATCAATGCCTGGAACCGGATTGCGATCTCGCTGGGAGCATATCCGGGTCATGCGGGCGCAGCAGTAACAGAATCGATGGAGAGATAAGTGGCCGAGCGAGAGGGTGAAATACAGTGGTCTCTCCATGCCGACGGCAATAGCGCCGCCGCCGGTCGAGATGACGTTTCTGGGGAAACCTCGGAGGGAAGATTAGAGCCGTTGCCCGGTATGACTGAGCCAAAGGTGGTGCTGCGTGCCGAGGGCCTGACGAAGACCTATGCCGCCGTTCCCGGCGCAGCCGGACGGGGTGAGTTGGAACTTTTTCGCGGCCTGGACCTGACGGTTCATGCCGGCGAGATGGTGGCGATCGTTGGGGAGAGCGGCGCGGGTAAGAGTTCACTGCTGCACCTGCTGGCGGCGCTGGACACGCCGACGGCGGGGGAGGTCTGGTGCGGGGTGAACCGGTTGAGTAAATTTTCGGCTGGACAGGCGGCGGATTTCAGGAACAGAGATGTGGGGTACGTCTGGCAGTTCCACTACCTTTTGCCGGAGTTTACGGCATTGGAGAATGTCGCTATGCCCTTGCTGGCTCGTGGGATGGGGCGTTCGGCAGCTTTAGAGCGGGCCAAGGTATGGCTGGGCGAAGTGGGGCTGGCGGAACGGGCTGAGCATCGCAGCGGAGAGTTGAGCGGCGGAGAGCAGCAGAGGGTGTCCCTGGCGCGTGCCCTGGTGACGGAACCGAAGATTCTGCTGGCCGATGAGCCTACCGGAGATCTCGACCAGAAAACAGCCGAAGCGGTATTTGGGTTGATTCAACGTCTGCACACCGCGCA from Edaphobacter paludis includes:
- a CDS encoding carboxymuconolactone decarboxylase family protein → MSEPRLKYADLAPEGMAKMRELEHYLNTGAGLEASLLGLVRLRASLMNGCEYCIHLHTAELRKLNEPAERIDGLAEWRNSDLYTKRERAALAWTEAVTDIQEGHAPDAVYDEVRAHFSDVETVNLTLVITTINAWNRIAISLGAYPGHAGAAVTESMER
- a CDS encoding ABC transporter ATP-binding protein translates to MTEPKVVLRAEGLTKTYAAVPGAAGRGELELFRGLDLTVHAGEMVAIVGESGAGKSSLLHLLAALDTPTAGEVWCGVNRLSKFSAGQAADFRNRDVGYVWQFHYLLPEFTALENVAMPLLARGMGRSAALERAKVWLGEVGLAERAEHRSGELSGGEQQRVSLARALVTEPKILLADEPTGDLDQKTAEAVFGLIQRLHTAHGLTSVIVTHSLDFAGRCGRMLRLREGRLEEIGR